One genomic segment of Vibrio sp. SCSIO 43136 includes these proteins:
- the mfd gene encoding transcription-repair coupling factor, which yields MPKTSLFSLALAQGAGDKKHLGNLTGASMAIAIAQLNQQHNGHVLLVTPDPQTALKLAHELEQFAAVDVKQFPDWETLPYDSFSPHQDIISDRISHLYQLPSQDKGITVLPISTLLQRQAPREYLLQHTLMVKNGDRYSLESLRMQLEKSGYRNVDQVFGPGEYASRGSIIDLYPTGSSDPYRIDFFDDEIDSIRTFDPENQRSIDDMAEIRLLPAHEFPTTDSAIESFRQRWRQRFEARREPESVYAQVSKGTWPAGIEYWQPLFFEQTETLFDYLPDNTLVLTVGDIESSIEQFLTDVAHRYDQRKVDPMRPLLPPEELWLKQDELFAQLKKLAQVALSEESNSGRGGRDNITAKPLPDIASNQQSKEPFAALRQFVESYAGKVIFSVESEGRREALLELLQPVKIKPVERQSLQHALEEGDKFHLVLGSAEHGFIHQTPDFALICESDLLGDRVIQRRKKDRRAVNSDTVIRHLAELKPGQPVVHLDHGIGRYIGLQTLEAGGLVTEYVTLEYQDEAKLYVPVSALNLISRYSGGAEESAPLHKLGGEAWGKARRKAAEKVRDVAAELLDVYAQREIKKGYKFALDRGQYASFKSSFPFEETDDQAMAINAVMSDMCQAKAMDRLVCGDVGFGKTEVAMRAAFLATDNEKQVAVLVPTTLLAQQHFENFRDRFANLPIRVEVLSRFKSAKEQKQILQDVSDGKVDIIIGTHKLLQNDIRFSDLGLLIVDEEHRFGVRQKEKVKSMRADVDILTLTATPIPRTLNMAMSGMRDLSIIATPPARRLAIKTFVRQHEESVIREAVLREVMRGGQVYFLHNNVETIEKAAADLEKLIPEARVTVAHGQMREQELERIMNDFYHQRFNLLVCTTIIETGIDVPTANTIIMDRADKLGLAQLHQLRGRVGRSHHQAYAYLLTPHPKALSKDAVKRLDAIASLEDLGAGFTLATHDLEIRGAGELLGDGQSGQIQSVGFTLYMEMLEQAVEALKEGKEPSLDELLRDQTEVELRLPALLPDDYIPDINTRLSMYKRIASVSNDTQLAEMKVELIDRFGTLPEATQNLLAVSDVKLKANQLHIKKIEAHQKGGYFEFYPTADINPAFLVKLLQSAPQKYAMEGPTKLKFTVPLADRRARIRFIEQMMTDFSQNRLPA from the coding sequence ATGCCTAAGACATCTCTATTCTCTCTCGCACTGGCTCAAGGGGCGGGAGATAAAAAACACCTAGGAAACCTAACAGGCGCTTCAATGGCCATTGCCATTGCGCAGTTGAACCAGCAACATAATGGCCACGTACTCTTGGTCACGCCTGACCCGCAAACCGCACTCAAGCTTGCACATGAGTTGGAGCAATTTGCAGCCGTCGACGTTAAGCAGTTCCCCGACTGGGAAACCCTGCCTTATGACAGTTTCTCGCCGCATCAGGACATTATCTCAGACCGGATATCCCATCTATATCAACTGCCAAGTCAGGATAAAGGCATCACGGTATTGCCGATAAGCACCCTGCTGCAACGCCAAGCACCGCGTGAGTATCTATTGCAACATACGCTTATGGTCAAAAACGGTGACCGATACTCACTTGAATCGCTGAGAATGCAGCTGGAGAAATCAGGCTATCGTAACGTCGACCAAGTATTTGGCCCAGGTGAATATGCTAGCCGTGGCTCTATCATTGACCTCTACCCGACAGGCAGTAGCGACCCATATCGTATTGATTTCTTTGATGATGAAATAGACTCTATTCGAACCTTTGATCCAGAAAATCAACGCTCAATTGATGACATGGCAGAAATACGCCTGCTACCTGCTCATGAGTTTCCAACCACGGATAGCGCCATCGAATCTTTCCGCCAACGCTGGCGTCAACGCTTCGAAGCTCGCAGAGAGCCTGAATCGGTATACGCTCAAGTCAGCAAAGGCACTTGGCCTGCGGGTATCGAATACTGGCAACCACTATTTTTCGAGCAAACCGAAACGTTATTCGATTACCTGCCTGACAATACCTTAGTGCTTACTGTGGGCGACATCGAGTCAAGCATAGAACAGTTCCTTACGGACGTTGCCCATCGTTATGACCAACGTAAAGTTGATCCGATGCGACCTTTGCTGCCGCCCGAAGAGCTGTGGCTCAAGCAAGACGAACTGTTCGCTCAGTTAAAGAAACTGGCTCAAGTTGCACTGTCAGAAGAGAGCAACAGTGGCCGTGGCGGAAGAGACAATATTACCGCCAAACCTTTGCCTGACATCGCAAGCAACCAACAAAGCAAAGAACCATTTGCCGCTTTGCGCCAGTTCGTAGAAAGCTATGCTGGCAAGGTTATTTTCTCTGTAGAATCAGAAGGTCGTCGTGAAGCCCTATTGGAACTGTTGCAGCCAGTAAAAATCAAACCGGTTGAAAGACAAAGCTTGCAGCATGCGTTAGAAGAAGGCGATAAGTTCCATCTAGTCTTAGGCTCAGCCGAGCACGGATTTATTCACCAAACGCCTGACTTCGCCCTAATTTGTGAAAGTGATTTACTGGGTGACCGCGTTATCCAGCGCCGTAAAAAAGACCGCCGTGCAGTTAACAGTGATACGGTAATACGCCACCTTGCAGAGCTAAAACCGGGCCAACCCGTTGTTCACCTTGACCACGGTATCGGCCGTTATATAGGCTTGCAAACCCTTGAAGCCGGCGGTTTGGTTACTGAGTACGTGACCCTTGAGTATCAAGACGAAGCCAAACTGTATGTGCCTGTCTCTGCGCTCAACCTAATCAGTCGCTATTCTGGTGGTGCAGAAGAGAGCGCACCACTACATAAGCTAGGTGGTGAAGCTTGGGGTAAAGCGCGCCGAAAAGCGGCAGAAAAAGTACGTGATGTGGCGGCTGAGCTTCTTGATGTTTATGCTCAGCGTGAAATAAAGAAAGGCTATAAGTTTGCCCTCGACCGTGGTCAATACGCTAGCTTTAAGTCCAGCTTCCCGTTCGAAGAAACCGACGATCAAGCCATGGCAATCAACGCCGTCATGTCAGACATGTGTCAGGCTAAAGCGATGGACCGACTTGTCTGTGGTGATGTGGGCTTTGGTAAGACCGAAGTGGCGATGCGTGCGGCGTTTCTAGCAACCGACAACGAAAAACAGGTCGCTGTCTTAGTACCAACCACCTTGCTGGCTCAGCAACACTTTGAGAATTTCAGAGACCGTTTTGCCAATTTACCGATCCGAGTTGAAGTGCTGTCTCGATTTAAAAGTGCCAAGGAACAAAAGCAGATCCTGCAAGACGTGAGTGACGGCAAAGTGGATATTATTATCGGTACCCACAAACTGCTGCAAAATGACATTCGATTTAGTGATCTTGGCCTGTTGATTGTCGACGAAGAACACCGTTTTGGTGTGCGTCAGAAAGAAAAAGTGAAATCCATGCGTGCCGACGTGGATATACTTACGCTGACCGCAACCCCTATTCCACGAACTCTCAACATGGCTATGAGTGGCATGCGCGATCTGTCTATCATAGCCACACCACCTGCAAGGCGACTAGCGATTAAAACGTTCGTGCGTCAACATGAAGAGTCTGTGATACGTGAAGCTGTGCTACGTGAGGTGATGCGTGGTGGTCAGGTTTACTTCCTACACAATAATGTAGAAACCATAGAAAAGGCCGCCGCCGATCTGGAAAAGCTCATTCCAGAAGCGCGTGTGACAGTGGCACACGGTCAGATGCGCGAGCAAGAGCTTGAGCGCATCATGAACGATTTCTATCACCAGAGATTCAACCTGTTGGTATGTACCACCATTATCGAAACGGGTATCGATGTTCCCACCGCTAATACCATTATTATGGATCGTGCGGATAAGTTGGGATTGGCGCAGCTTCATCAATTGCGTGGTCGTGTGGGTCGTTCTCACCACCAAGCGTATGCTTATTTGCTCACGCCTCACCCTAAAGCCTTATCTAAAGATGCGGTCAAGCGACTCGACGCCATTGCCTCTCTTGAAGATCTTGGCGCAGGCTTTACGCTGGCGACCCACGATTTAGAGATCCGTGGTGCCGGTGAACTGCTTGGTGATGGTCAAAGTGGTCAAATTCAATCGGTTGGCTTTACCTTGTATATGGAGATGTTAGAGCAAGCAGTAGAAGCGCTCAAAGAAGGCAAAGAGCCGTCATTGGATGAACTGTTAAGAGACCAAACCGAGGTCGAGCTTCGCCTACCTGCACTGCTGCCAGATGACTACATTCCAGATATCAATACCCGTCTCTCAATGTACAAACGTATCGCTAGCGTAAGTAATGATACCCAACTGGCGGAAATGAAAGTGGAACTGATTGACCGCTTTGGCACCTTGCCTGAAGCGACTCAAAACTTATTGGCAGTATCTGATGTCAAGCTCAAAGCGAATCAGCTACACATCAAGAAAATCGAAGCCCACCAGAAAGGTGGCTACTTTGAGTTTTATCCAACCGCTGACATTAACCCAGCGTTTCTTGTTAAATTGCTACAGTCTGCACCTCAAAAGTATGCGATGGAAGGTCCAACTAAACTCAAGTTTACGGTACCATTAGCGGATCGACGTGCTCGCATTCGCTTCATTGAGCAAATGATGACAGACTTTAGTCAAAATCGACTACCCGCTTAA
- a CDS encoding DUF2062 domain-containing protein has product MPRKFIQKYMPNPELIRKQKALKIFGNVLYNPNLWCLNRRSAAGAFAVGLFMAFVPLPSQMIMAAGTAIMCGVNLPLSVALVWISNPVTMPVMFYFAYKVGALVLATPTQQFHFELSWDFIIAQMSTIGPPFLLGCAICGITSAMLGYFGIRGLWRYSVVRSWQKRSFRIGRRK; this is encoded by the coding sequence ATGCCAAGAAAGTTTATACAAAAATACATGCCAAACCCTGAGCTAATTAGAAAGCAGAAGGCGTTGAAGATTTTTGGGAATGTTTTGTATAACCCCAACCTGTGGTGTTTAAATCGCCGCTCTGCTGCGGGTGCTTTTGCGGTGGGACTATTTATGGCATTCGTACCACTTCCAAGCCAAATGATCATGGCAGCAGGCACGGCTATCATGTGCGGTGTTAACCTGCCACTTTCAGTCGCACTTGTTTGGATCAGTAACCCTGTCACTATGCCAGTGATGTTCTACTTTGCTTATAAAGTCGGGGCACTAGTACTTGCCACACCGACTCAGCAATTCCATTTTGAGCTTTCTTGGGATTTTATCATTGCGCAAATGTCGACCATCGGTCCTCCTTTTTTACTTGGTTGTGCTATTTGCGGCATTACCTCAGCCATGCTTGGCTACTTTGGTATTCGTGGACTTTGGCGATACTCCGTCGTTCGCAGTTGGCAAAAACGAAGTTTTCGTATCGGACGTAGAAAGTAA
- the lolC gene encoding lipoprotein-releasing ABC transporter permease subunit LolC, protein MFHPVSIFIGLRYLRGRSGDRFSRFVSYMSTAGITIGVLALVTVLSVMNGFEGQLKTRILGVLPQAVVYQGDGEVTRNEQPEFIASIPHVIATAPITRSEAVIQSAYDLTAGLFIGVDPSVGDPIAQHLIAGSLNSLEEGSYGIAVGYALARQLNVRVGDKVRMMVTGSSQFTPLGRVPRQRNFTVMGIFNTGSDIDAQLIVGNITDVGKLIRLPRDKASGWRLFIDDPFVVSELADYPLEQGWQWSDWREQRGELFQAVKMEKNMMGLMLGLIVAVAAFNIISALIMVVMEKQSEVAILKTQGMSNAQVMSVFVVQGASSGVIGSIVGGLGGMLLASNLNALLSLMGVSLFSAGSELPIVIDVMQIITVIVLAIALSVIATLLPSYRASSVKPAEALRYE, encoded by the coding sequence ATGTTTCATCCTGTATCGATTTTTATCGGTCTGCGCTACCTCAGAGGGCGCTCTGGAGACCGATTTAGTCGATTTGTTTCCTACATGTCTACCGCAGGGATCACCATTGGTGTTCTTGCTTTAGTTACTGTGTTGTCAGTCATGAATGGCTTTGAAGGACAGCTAAAAACACGTATTTTGGGCGTGCTTCCACAAGCGGTTGTTTACCAAGGCGATGGTGAAGTGACCCGTAATGAGCAACCTGAATTTATCGCAAGCATTCCGCATGTGATTGCGACGGCCCCGATTACCCGCAGTGAAGCTGTCATCCAAAGTGCCTATGACCTTACTGCTGGGCTTTTTATTGGTGTTGACCCAAGCGTTGGAGATCCTATTGCCCAACATTTGATTGCGGGTTCATTAAATAGCCTAGAAGAAGGCTCATATGGGATAGCAGTGGGTTATGCGCTCGCAAGACAGCTCAATGTTCGTGTCGGTGACAAGGTACGAATGATGGTGACAGGGTCTAGCCAGTTCACACCACTGGGTCGTGTACCACGGCAGCGAAATTTCACCGTGATGGGTATCTTTAATACAGGCTCTGATATTGATGCGCAGCTAATCGTCGGCAACATCACTGATGTTGGTAAGTTGATCCGCCTACCTCGGGATAAAGCTTCCGGGTGGCGGTTGTTTATTGATGATCCGTTTGTGGTGTCAGAACTGGCAGATTATCCATTAGAACAAGGTTGGCAATGGAGTGATTGGCGCGAGCAACGAGGCGAGCTCTTTCAAGCAGTGAAGATGGAAAAAAACATGATGGGCTTGATGCTAGGGCTTATCGTCGCAGTGGCTGCGTTTAATATCATCTCGGCACTGATCATGGTGGTGATGGAGAAACAATCTGAAGTCGCCATTTTAAAAACTCAGGGCATGAGCAATGCTCAAGTGATGTCAGTATTTGTGGTTCAAGGTGCAAGTAGCGGAGTAATAGGCTCAATCGTTGGTGGCTTGGGTGGCATGCTGTTGGCTTCTAACTTGAACGCCTTGCTCAGCCTGATGGGTGTGAGTTTGTTTAGCGCAGGGTCAGAGTTACCTATCGTTATTGATGTTATGCAGATCATCACGGTTATTGTTTTGGCTATTGCATTGAGTGTGATTGCCACCCTTCTTCCTTCCTACCGAGCGTCATCGGTAAAACCCGCAGAGGCTTTGCGATATGAATAA
- the lolE gene encoding lipoprotein-releasing ABC transporter permease subunit LolE — protein sequence MIKWLSLFIGSRFSRAKSRNKMVSFISLSSTVGIGVGVAVIIIGLSAMNGFERELQQRVLSVVAHGEIEGANQPILEWQQVVNIAQQHPRVVAAAPYVQMTGLIEKGAKLKALQVRGVDKAAEPQVSDLYQFITQDSWKNFAAGNKQVILGQGIAQSVDAKVGDWVTLMLPQQGDGRSVKAPKRVRLQVSGLLTLGGQIDHGVAIIPLQDAQAYAGLDNGVTGISLKTNDVLNASNIVREVGSNFRGFILKSWKQQYGFLYRDIQLVRTIMYLVMVLVIGVATFNIVSTLMMAVKDRAAEIAILKTMGASDGLIARIFIWQGVFSGVTGALLGSLVGYLVAANLTYLMTGLEKAIGHQFLSGDIYFIDFLPSVINPNDIWLVSGTAVTLSLLATLYPAKRASQTHPAQVLSSK from the coding sequence ATGATCAAATGGTTGTCGCTATTTATCGGTAGCCGATTTAGTCGAGCAAAAAGCCGAAATAAAATGGTGTCGTTTATCTCGCTCTCATCAACCGTAGGCATTGGTGTGGGAGTTGCGGTGATCATCATTGGCTTGTCTGCAATGAATGGCTTTGAACGTGAGCTACAACAGCGGGTGTTATCTGTGGTCGCTCATGGAGAGATAGAAGGAGCAAACCAGCCTATCTTGGAGTGGCAGCAGGTGGTTAACATTGCCCAGCAGCATCCAAGAGTTGTTGCGGCCGCCCCCTATGTTCAAATGACAGGGCTTATTGAGAAAGGTGCTAAACTTAAAGCGCTACAAGTGCGTGGTGTAGATAAAGCAGCAGAGCCTCAGGTGTCTGACCTGTATCAGTTTATTACTCAAGACAGCTGGAAAAACTTCGCAGCAGGCAACAAGCAGGTGATTTTGGGGCAAGGCATTGCACAAAGTGTTGATGCCAAAGTTGGAGATTGGGTCACCTTAATGTTGCCGCAGCAAGGTGATGGCCGTTCGGTCAAAGCACCAAAACGAGTGCGGCTACAAGTGTCTGGGCTTTTAACTCTGGGTGGACAAATTGACCATGGGGTTGCAATCATTCCACTGCAAGATGCACAAGCTTATGCTGGCCTTGATAACGGCGTCACTGGTATTTCACTCAAGACTAACGATGTGCTAAATGCGTCGAATATTGTACGTGAAGTGGGATCTAACTTCCGTGGCTTTATACTGAAAAGCTGGAAACAGCAATATGGCTTTTTATATCGCGACATTCAGCTCGTTCGCACCATTATGTATCTCGTCATGGTACTGGTTATCGGCGTTGCAACTTTCAATATTGTTTCTACCTTGATGATGGCAGTGAAAGATCGTGCTGCAGAGATCGCCATTTTGAAAACCATGGGAGCAAGTGATGGCTTAATTGCTCGCATCTTTATTTGGCAAGGCGTGTTTTCTGGTGTAACAGGAGCGCTATTAGGTAGCCTTGTAGGGTATTTGGTGGCTGCAAACCTTACATACTTGATGACTGGGCTGGAGAAGGCGATTGGCCATCAATTTTTGTCAGGGGATATCTACTTTATCGACTTTCTACCAAGTGTCATTAACCCTAATGACATTTGGTTGGTTTCAGGTACTGCAGTGACGTTAAGCCTATTAGCGACCTTATATCCTGCCAAAAGGGCCAGTCAAACCCATCCCGCTCAAGTATTGAGCTCTAAATAG
- a CDS encoding PilZ domain-containing protein, translating into MDQQEYFTVQHSLAVNVEPLSRDFILPDEEGFKAEIPTPFLVASEFSNLDSITDKAIGELRNSDLSNVVQLLESQNSKLNLLLTFMLSQQNDPQYEHQTESFGASHFTYVTQNAPEQEQLLRIKLFIEHPASAVYCYGKVVKVDSDEKHTVTVAFEVMREEDQDILIKAALFQQQKLLRQRSLARDEKN; encoded by the coding sequence ATGGATCAGCAAGAGTATTTCACCGTACAACATAGCCTCGCCGTCAATGTAGAGCCACTTAGCCGTGACTTTATTTTGCCTGATGAAGAAGGTTTTAAAGCCGAGATACCCACGCCTTTCCTAGTCGCTTCAGAGTTTTCAAACCTAGACTCCATCACTGACAAAGCGATTGGAGAGCTACGTAACAGTGACCTTTCGAACGTTGTGCAACTGTTGGAGTCTCAAAACAGCAAACTCAATCTGCTGTTAACTTTTATGCTGTCGCAGCAAAATGACCCTCAATACGAACATCAAACGGAGAGTTTTGGCGCTAGCCACTTCACTTATGTGACTCAAAACGCTCCAGAGCAAGAGCAACTGCTCAGAATCAAGCTATTCATCGAACACCCTGCATCAGCGGTCTACTGTTATGGCAAGGTCGTCAAAGTTGACAGTGACGAGAAACACACTGTTACCGTCGCCTTTGAAGTCATGCGTGAAGAAGACCAAGATATCTTGATCAAAGCAGCGCTATTCCAACAGCAAAAACTTCTCCGTCAACGCTCTCTGGCAAGAGACGAAAAAAACTAA
- a CDS encoding DNA internalization-related competence protein ComEC/Rec2: MPTILWIAPLMLVFGVTFVIVRLRLARAASLALLIVSVHGALYQQTVARLFDDGQDITISGQIDSFFKSLNFSQQVTFSVNSINSRPIPWWLKPKLRLNWLKSEPLPKLGEIWQVDVHVQVVRARLNQTGFDKEAHYLINGWHATANAKSAQQIDATPSFRSMAHTQISQLVEKYRFSPYLLALTFADRSQISNEDWQGLRNSGLIHLLAISGLHIGLAFGIGWIVGRYIASVLPIVSPWSGFVIGLVFAFAYSWLAGFSLPSVRALVMCMVFVILRFAGLKFSPMKVLLVTLCIILTLAPFSALSTSFWLSFCAVAAIFIAAEFKFKPRLGAIKALIYVQLSLFVALLPISTLVYGGVSYLGILANLFAVPWVSLIVMPLVVLALITSFIAPMVAPVLWQFSDWALYPVLFLLPEQGMGWLPLSRGWAMLAMGVFVTAFCLFWRVPMIAMVVFILTLVSQLPSPLKHEPQLNIYDVGHGLSISLIKDGRAVLYDTGSAWPLGSYINSTVVPNLAHDGVYRIDGLIVSHFDSDHAGGLQDAKDQLEPLWIRASQYGYLPCQQGERWHWNGLDFEAIWPPKQVKRAYNPHSCVLQVNFEGVKILLAGDIDAISELLLLNQGLVTPADVVIVPHHGSQTSSTRPWVEAVNPSLAIASVGYRNHWGMPSQVVVDRYRDVGAFWLDTGQCGQIQLRMKNNQLELFTARGDLRKRWYRDALRLESTKFPSHTRFLP, translated from the coding sequence ATGCCTACTATACTTTGGATAGCCCCACTAATGTTAGTTTTTGGGGTTACGTTTGTTATCGTACGACTTAGGCTTGCTCGAGCGGCGAGTCTCGCCTTGCTGATCGTAAGTGTACATGGGGCTTTATATCAGCAAACCGTAGCACGCTTATTTGACGACGGTCAGGATATTACCATATCAGGGCAAATTGACAGCTTTTTTAAGTCACTAAATTTTTCACAGCAAGTGACTTTCTCTGTAAATTCAATCAACAGCCGACCGATCCCTTGGTGGCTCAAACCAAAGCTCAGGCTTAACTGGTTGAAAAGTGAACCATTACCTAAATTAGGAGAAATTTGGCAAGTTGACGTGCATGTGCAGGTAGTAAGAGCTCGGCTAAATCAAACAGGCTTTGATAAAGAGGCGCATTACCTAATAAACGGTTGGCATGCTACGGCCAATGCTAAATCTGCCCAACAAATTGATGCAACCCCTTCATTTCGCTCTATGGCTCACACGCAGATATCACAGCTTGTAGAGAAGTATAGATTCAGTCCCTACCTTTTGGCGCTAACGTTTGCAGATCGCAGTCAAATCAGTAACGAGGATTGGCAGGGGTTACGCAACAGTGGGCTTATCCATTTGTTAGCTATTTCTGGGTTACATATTGGTCTTGCCTTTGGCATTGGTTGGATAGTCGGGCGCTATATTGCGAGCGTTCTGCCCATCGTCTCCCCGTGGAGTGGCTTTGTAATCGGTCTGGTTTTTGCCTTTGCTTACAGCTGGCTTGCAGGTTTTTCTTTGCCGAGCGTTCGGGCGTTAGTGATGTGTATGGTATTTGTCATCTTGCGTTTTGCAGGTCTCAAGTTTTCACCTATGAAGGTGTTATTAGTTACCCTGTGCATCATATTGACTCTGGCCCCATTTTCGGCGCTAAGTACCAGTTTTTGGCTATCATTTTGCGCCGTTGCAGCAATTTTTATTGCCGCTGAATTCAAATTTAAGCCAAGGTTGGGGGCAATCAAGGCGCTTATATATGTGCAACTATCACTTTTTGTCGCTCTGCTGCCCATAAGTACCCTAGTTTATGGCGGGGTGAGTTACCTTGGAATATTAGCCAATTTATTCGCTGTACCTTGGGTCTCCCTCATCGTGATGCCTTTGGTGGTGCTCGCACTTATCACGAGCTTTATCGCCCCTATGGTTGCTCCTGTTTTATGGCAGTTTTCAGATTGGGCTTTATATCCGGTATTGTTTCTTCTTCCAGAGCAGGGCATGGGTTGGTTGCCATTATCACGGGGGTGGGCAATGCTAGCGATGGGGGTGTTTGTCACCGCATTTTGTCTATTTTGGCGTGTACCCATGATTGCTATGGTTGTGTTCATACTGACTTTAGTTTCCCAATTACCATCGCCTTTGAAGCATGAACCTCAGCTTAATATTTATGATGTGGGTCATGGGCTTTCGATCTCCTTGATAAAAGATGGGCGAGCAGTGCTCTACGATACCGGCTCTGCATGGCCGCTAGGGAGCTACATTAACTCGACGGTGGTACCTAATCTGGCTCATGACGGGGTTTATCGTATCGATGGGCTGATCGTTAGTCACTTTGATAGCGACCATGCAGGTGGACTGCAAGATGCAAAAGATCAACTTGAACCGCTATGGATTCGGGCGAGTCAATACGGCTATCTACCCTGTCAACAAGGTGAACGATGGCATTGGAATGGGCTCGATTTTGAGGCTATTTGGCCGCCTAAACAGGTCAAGCGAGCCTACAACCCCCACTCATGCGTTTTGCAAGTAAATTTTGAAGGGGTCAAGATTCTTTTAGCAGGGGATATCGATGCAATCAGCGAACTACTGTTGCTCAATCAAGGGTTGGTGACGCCTGCGGACGTGGTGATCGTGCCACACCATGGCAGTCAAACCTCTTCGACCCGGCCTTGGGTAGAAGCTGTTAATCCGAGCCTCGCAATTGCCTCTGTGGGGTATAGAAATCATTGGGGTATGCCAAGCCAAGTCGTAGTGGATCGCTACAGAGATGTCGGAGCGTTCTGGTTAGATACCGGGCAGTGTGGACAAATTCAATTGCGGATGAAAAACAACCAATTAGAGCTTTTTACTGCCAGAGGGGATTTACGTAAGCGTTGGTACCGTGATGCACTTCGCCTCGAAAGTACCAAATTTCCTTCTCATACTCGCTTCCTGCCTTGA
- the lolD gene encoding lipoprotein-releasing ABC transporter ATP-binding protein LolD, protein MNNLLSCQSVYKTYQEGAASTDVLKGVSFSMREGELTAIIGSSGSGKSTLLHILGALDDATSGDVTFKQQSIMQLSSNKQAKLRNQHIGFVYQFHHLLADFTALENVAMPLLIGGVAPAQAKDKAKALLDKVGLSHRIEHRPAELSGGERQRVAIARALVNEPALVLADEPTGNLDHATALSIYQLMRELNRESGTAFLVVTHDNELAAKMDRQLSMQDGVLTDPNMVSEEHS, encoded by the coding sequence ATGAATAACTTACTTTCTTGTCAATCGGTGTATAAGACCTATCAGGAAGGAGCGGCCAGTACCGACGTGTTAAAAGGTGTAAGCTTTTCGATGCGAGAAGGGGAGCTGACGGCCATCATAGGGTCATCAGGCTCGGGAAAGAGTACATTGCTGCATATCCTTGGAGCACTTGACGACGCAACGTCGGGAGATGTTACTTTTAAACAGCAGTCGATAATGCAGCTAAGTAGTAATAAGCAGGCTAAGTTGAGAAATCAGCATATCGGTTTTGTTTACCAGTTCCACCATCTATTAGCGGACTTTACCGCATTGGAAAATGTGGCGATGCCGCTACTGATCGGCGGAGTTGCACCTGCCCAGGCAAAAGATAAAGCCAAAGCGCTACTGGACAAAGTGGGATTGTCTCACCGCATTGAACATCGTCCAGCGGAGCTTTCTGGTGGCGAGAGACAAAGGGTCGCAATAGCGCGAGCTTTGGTTAACGAGCCTGCTTTAGTGTTGGCCGATGAACCCACGGGGAACTTGGATCACGCAACCGCACTATCGATTTATCAGTTGATGCGAGAGCTCAATCGAGAGTCTGGTACTGCATTTCTGGTGGTGACCCATGATAACGAGCTAGCGGCGAAAATGGACCGTCAATTGAGTATGCAAGATGGTGTGCTGACCGACCCGAACATGGTGAGTGAGGAGCATTCATGA